GAAATGTTGAATGGGCGGCAAAGGCGGTAAAAGAAAGTGCTTCTATAACCGCCAATGATGCCCTTGAGAAACATGTCATAGACATTGTTGCGGGAAGTATCGATGAGTTGTTAACCAGTTTAGAAGGGAAGGTGGTAGAAACCAAGAAGGGTAAGGTAACATTGAGGACTAAAGGTAAAAATAAGGTTGAGATTGATATGCCTTTTAAATATAGGTTCCTTTCGTATATCAGTGACCCAAATGTAGCATATCTTCTAATGATGCTTGGGCTTTATGGTATCTTGTTTGAGATATATAACCCCGGTGCCATTTTCCCCGGGGTTGTAGGTGGAATTTCTTTAATCCTTGCGCTTTATGCCTTTCAAACAATACCTATCAGCTATGCCGGACTTTTTCTTATTATACTTGGTATAATATTTTTCATACTTGAATTGAAAATCGTGAGCCATGGGGTTCTGGGGCTTGCAGGGATAATCTCTATTATAATAGGCTCAATAATGCTTATTGACATCCCTTCCAGTATATTTTCTATATCCTATAAAACTATTTTAGCTGTGGGAATACTATCTGGCATATTTGTCTTTGGTGTGTTATCGTATGCAATAAAAGCACAACTATCAAAGGTCAAGACTGGTAAGGAAGGCCTTATCGGAGAAACAGGGATTGCAAAAACCGATGTTTTTGAGAGCGGGAAGATTTTTTTACATGGAGAATTGTGGAATGCTAAAAGTGATGAGCATATCAAAGGGGGTGAAAAGGTAGTAGTAACTGGCGTGGAAGAGCTTATATTAAAAGTTAAGAGAAAAGGGGGATAAAATGTTACCAGCTTATATTTTTGTTATAGTTATTGTAATTTTTTTTCTTGCAAGTGCTATAAAGATTCTGAATGAGTACGAAAGGGGGATTATATTCAGACTGGGAAGAGTACTTGGTCGTCCCAAGGGCCCTGGTCTCATAATTCTTATACCGATAGTTGATAAAATGGTTAAGGTGAGTCTTAGAACCGTTGTATTGGATGTCCCTCCACAGGATGTAATCACAAGAGACAACGTATCTATAAAGGTAAACGCTGTTGTCTATTTTAGGGTCATAGACCCCTTAAAAGCAATCATTGATGTAGAAAATTTCCTGTATGCAACGAGCCAGCTTTCTCAGACTACGCTGCGGAGTGTGCTGGGTCAGGCCG
The Pseudomonadota bacterium genome window above contains:
- a CDS encoding nodulation protein NfeD produces the protein MRKAYLTIGFVIICFLVAPYAYAKDIYMIKVQGVINPPVAGFISESIAKSEEKGAEALLILLDTPGGLDISMRDIIKGIMDSKVPVIVYVYPSGARAASAGAIILLASHIAAMAPGTNVGAAHPVSIGGDKMDKEMMQKVVKDAEAYVKSIAMKKGRNVEWAAKAVKESASITANDALEKHVIDIVAGSIDELLTSLEGKVVETKKGKVTLRTKGKNKVEIDMPFKYRFLSYISDPNVAYLLMMLGLYGILFEIYNPGAIFPGVVGGISLILALYAFQTIPISYAGLFLIILGIIFFILELKIVSHGVLGLAGIISIIIGSIMLIDIPSSIFSISYKTILAVGILSGIFVFGVLSYAIKAQLSKVKTGKEGLIGETGIAKTDVFESGKIFLHGELWNAKSDEHIKGGEKVVVTGVEELILKVKRKGG